A window from Candidatus Bathyarchaeota archaeon encodes these proteins:
- the sepF gene encoding cell division protein SepF, which yields MPFNLFHKKKEPEEEATAMPPQEETPNQETATETLPKEDAPQEQPTTEAPTTSPEETTTQEPAAAAVETEPEQPPEPVTTAPTEETKAPEAPAKTYLKAMPLRELSDVDTIKAEVENGNIIILKVTPLAAKSIEDVKTAINDLYEFSETSGGDIARLGEERVVVCPKNVRVWREKTPAPVVKNQGLPTSAA from the coding sequence ATGCCATTTAACCTCTTCCACAAAAAGAAAGAACCCGAAGAAGAAGCAACAGCTATGCCACCTCAAGAAGAAACACCAAATCAAGAAACAGCCACCGAGACGCTACCCAAAGAAGACGCACCACAAGAACAGCCAACCACAGAAGCCCCAACCACTTCACCCGAAGAAACAACAACCCAAGAACCAGCCGCCGCAGCCGTTGAAACAGAACCAGAGCAACCCCCCGAACCAGTCACAACAGCACCCACAGAAGAAACAAAAGCCCCCGAGGCACCCGCCAAAACTTATCTAAAAGCCATGCCCCTTCGAGAACTTTCAGACGTAGATACCATAAAAGCCGAAGTTGAAAACGGCAACATCATCATTCTCAAGGTAACACCGCTTGCCGCCAAAAGCATAGAGGACGTAAAAACCGCCATAAATGACCTCTATGAGTTTAGTGAAACCAGCGGCGGCGACATCGCACGTTTAGGTGAAGAACGTGTGGTTGTTTGTCCAAAAAATGTTAGAGTTTGGCGTGAAAAGACACCCGCACCGGTTGTTAAAAATCAAGGGCTGCCAACTTCAGCAGCGTAA
- the queC gene encoding 7-cyano-7-deazaguanine synthase QueC — MTENKKCVVVLSGGPDSATVAYWAKAQGYQIYPITFNYGQIALKETQAAQQIASKLGTTTKIINLSALKEIYSDVTPLCNTNIPLTSEFSAPIIVPFRNAIFLSAAVAYAVTVGATKIFYGAQGSDEPFYPDCRREFYEAFEKAARLGTSEDITIKAPFSGSKKSQLIREGAKLGVPFELTWSCYRDEEAHCGVCESCVNRKKAFSEAGIPDPTKYEA; from the coding sequence ATGACAGAAAACAAAAAATGTGTAGTTGTCCTAAGCGGCGGTCCCGACAGCGCCACAGTTGCGTATTGGGCTAAAGCGCAAGGATACCAAATTTACCCCATAACCTTCAACTACGGTCAAATAGCACTTAAAGAAACCCAAGCAGCTCAACAAATAGCATCAAAACTCGGCACCACAACTAAAATCATCAACCTCTCTGCACTTAAAGAAATCTACAGTGACGTAACCCCCCTCTGCAACACCAACATCCCCCTAACCAGCGAGTTTAGCGCCCCCATCATCGTACCGTTTCGCAATGCCATCTTCCTCTCCGCCGCTGTCGCCTACGCCGTCACCGTGGGCGCAACCAAAATCTTCTATGGCGCACAGGGCAGCGATGAACCCTTCTACCCCGATTGTCGACGCGAATTCTACGAAGCGTTTGAAAAAGCGGCGAGGCTTGGAACCTCCGAGGACATAACCATAAAGGCACCATTTAGCGGCAGCAAAAAATCTCAGCTCATCCGTGAAGGGGCTAAGCTGGGTGTGCCGTTTGAGTTAACTTGGTCCTGCTACCGTGACGAAGAAGCACACTGCGGGGTATGCGAGTCGTGTGTGAACCGCAAAAAGGCGTTCAGCGAAGCAGGCATTCCTGACCCCACAAAATACGAAGCATAA
- a CDS encoding 4Fe-4S binding protein → MADWTPTELEKKLSNIKLAVTIPVNLYIEGTQRVLDLSQMEQILSQSKHISISDCACRKKIRKCEAPLDVCFSLDERAEKLAKKGSARKVSLAEALDALRRSHEAGLVHLTITYQGKDKPEVVCSCCSCCCHSLSGLIRFGMPDAVVASKYVAQIDSDKCVNCGKCISRCQFKARRIENGQVSYEVKRCFGCGVCVSTCPTGAISLVERKNRNR, encoded by the coding sequence GTGGCGGATTGGACTCCAACAGAGCTGGAGAAGAAACTTTCTAACATAAAACTCGCTGTAACCATCCCTGTTAATCTCTACATAGAAGGGACACAGAGAGTTCTTGATTTATCACAAATGGAACAAATACTCAGCCAATCAAAACATATCTCAATTAGTGATTGTGCCTGCCGAAAGAAAATCCGAAAATGCGAAGCGCCACTCGATGTTTGTTTTAGTTTGGATGAGCGAGCAGAGAAATTGGCGAAGAAGGGATCAGCTCGGAAAGTAAGTTTGGCGGAGGCACTTGATGCGCTTAGGCGGTCTCATGAGGCAGGGTTGGTGCATTTAACAATTACTTACCAGGGAAAAGATAAGCCTGAAGTTGTCTGCAGTTGTTGCTCTTGTTGCTGTCACTCTTTGAGTGGGCTGATTAGGTTTGGAATGCCTGACGCCGTGGTCGCAAGTAAATATGTCGCCCAAATAGACTCGGACAAATGTGTAAATTGTGGAAAATGCATCTCGAGATGCCAGTTTAAAGCAAGAAGAATTGAAAACGGTCAAGTAAGCTATGAGGTTAAGCGTTGTTTTGGTTGTGGAGTTTGCGTGAGCACATGCCCAACCGGCGCCATTTCACTCGTAGAAAGGAAGAACCGTAACCGCTAG
- a CDS encoding winged helix-turn-helix transcriptional regulator has protein sequence MNQKTALAILLTLLALSVCFSATATATNSFPLPGTQQVDDLKLTATVPLIIATSLHSNTHVLDQPTRQEIYTFIKDNPGVHFRGICNGLELSVGVVQYHLDVLEHTGLIESYGDGQIKRFFQADTFTGTQMQLISLVKHQTTGQILEILVQSGNLLHRDLATELGVSSQALTWQMNQLKNAGLIQSEKIGVNVEYCLVNADAIKWAFDLIHNSNS, from the coding sequence TTGAACCAAAAAACCGCCCTAGCAATCTTGCTCACCCTGCTTGCCCTTTCCGTTTGCTTCTCCGCAACAGCCACAGCCACAAACTCGTTCCCGTTACCTGGAACCCAGCAGGTAGATGACCTAAAACTTACAGCGACAGTCCCCCTCATAATCGCAACAAGCTTACATTCCAACACGCATGTACTTGACCAGCCGACAAGACAAGAAATCTATACCTTTATCAAAGACAATCCAGGCGTGCATTTTCGGGGCATCTGCAACGGGTTAGAATTGTCGGTCGGAGTAGTGCAATATCATTTAGACGTGCTCGAACACACTGGGCTTATTGAAAGCTATGGCGACGGACAGATTAAACGGTTTTTCCAAGCCGACACGTTTACTGGAACACAGATGCAGCTTATTTCGCTGGTTAAGCATCAAACGACAGGGCAGATTTTAGAAATTTTAGTCCAAAGCGGTAACTTGCTCCATCGAGACCTCGCCACTGAGTTGGGAGTGTCATCGCAGGCGTTGACATGGCAGATGAATCAACTCAAAAATGCAGGCTTAATCCAATCAGAAAAAATCGGAGTGAACGTTGAGTACTGTTTAGTGAATGCTGATGCCATAAAGTGGGCCTTCGACCTAATCCACAATTCCAATTCATAA
- a CDS encoding TRAM domain-containing protein translates to MVHRRVRGGKYKINYAGPPVPVSVGDELDVNIIGTHPSGAGMTSIRGYTIVVPNAKPRERVKIRVTQVNAKNVTGQIIQ, encoded by the coding sequence ATGGTTCATAGAAGAGTACGAGGCGGCAAATACAAAATAAATTATGCCGGTCCACCAGTCCCAGTTTCAGTGGGCGACGAATTGGACGTCAACATAATCGGTACGCATCCGAGCGGAGCTGGAATGACAAGCATTCGCGGCTATACCATAGTGGTACCTAACGCCAAGCCCAGAGAACGAGTGAAAATAAGGGTAACCCAGGTTAACGCGAAAAACGTGACTGGCCAAATAATTCAATAA
- the psmB gene encoding archaeal proteasome endopeptidase complex subunit beta has protein sequence MSQNSPASQLVLKGTTTIGVVCKDGVILASDTRVTMGFYVAHKFGKKVYKIDDHLGMTIAGTVADAQRVVDILIANAQLYKVNLNRPIPISAAARLVANILFQNRYVPLATQVLVGGIDDSGPHVFNLDPYGSLTEEKSVSTGSGSPLAYGILEDKYREGMTISEMLPTIAKAVNAAMKRDVASGNSYNIIVIDSNGYKELTDEEKSKLLKVGS, from the coding sequence ATGTCACAAAATAGTCCAGCTAGCCAACTAGTCCTGAAAGGGACAACTACGATCGGTGTCGTCTGCAAAGACGGCGTAATCTTGGCCTCGGATACTCGTGTAACGATGGGTTTCTATGTAGCTCACAAATTCGGCAAAAAAGTCTACAAAATCGATGACCACCTAGGCATGACCATTGCCGGGACCGTGGCAGATGCACAACGCGTCGTGGACATCTTGATTGCTAACGCTCAACTCTACAAAGTTAACCTAAACCGACCCATCCCCATTAGCGCTGCGGCACGACTGGTCGCAAACATCCTCTTCCAAAACCGTTATGTGCCCCTCGCAACTCAAGTTCTCGTCGGCGGCATAGATGACTCGGGACCACATGTCTTTAACCTGGATCCCTATGGCAGTTTAACTGAGGAAAAATCAGTTTCTACAGGTTCTGGTTCACCGTTGGCTTATGGCATTTTAGAAGATAAGTACCGTGAGGGTATGACTATTTCAGAGATGCTTCCTACAATCGCTAAAGCAGTGAATGCTGCTATGAAACGTGATGTCGCAAGCGGCAACAGCTACAACATCATCGTTATTGATAGTAATGGTTACAAGGAATTAACTGATGAAGAGAAAAGTAAGCTTCTCAAAGTAGGAAGTTAA
- a CDS encoding DUF1801 domain-containing protein — MTKAQQKQQTLDEILTSLTPNQRTTVQNLRTLIKNTLPQTLEIVKQGKIVYKLGTKDFVWISHYSEHIDLEFAMGASIASEHLRSRGVAEHSANVRHIEVTDFWRLQGELARLLNDAAAL, encoded by the coding sequence ATGACAAAAGCACAACAAAAACAACAAACCCTCGACGAAATCCTCACCAGCCTCACCCCCAACCAAAGAACCACCGTCCAAAACCTCCGCACACTCATAAAAAATACCCTCCCCCAAACCTTAGAAATAGTAAAACAAGGAAAAATTGTCTACAAACTCGGCACCAAAGACTTCGTTTGGATTAGCCACTACAGCGAACACATAGACCTTGAATTTGCCATGGGCGCAAGCATAGCTTCCGAGCACCTAAGAAGCCGTGGCGTCGCGGAACACAGCGCAAACGTCCGCCACATCGAGGTCACTGACTTTTGGCGGCTTCAAGGGGAACTGGCACGGCTACTTAATGATGCTGCAGCGTTGTAA
- a CDS encoding DUF1667 domain-containing protein encodes MKKEIICIGCPMGCYLAVDYDETVIRALSGNRCKVGLEYAEKEMSNPVRTLTTTVKVKHGVLPLVSVRTNKPIPKSRIFDAMNLLSNVEVEAPIKIGEAIIQNVFDTGVNIVATKNISKKTN; translated from the coding sequence ATGAAGAAAGAAATCATCTGCATTGGCTGCCCTATGGGTTGCTATCTCGCTGTTGATTATGACGAAACAGTGATCCGTGCCTTAAGCGGAAATCGCTGCAAAGTCGGGCTGGAGTATGCCGAAAAAGAAATGTCTAATCCTGTACGAACCTTGACAACAACTGTGAAAGTGAAGCACGGTGTTCTGCCTTTAGTAAGTGTGAGGACAAACAAACCGATACCTAAAAGCAGGATCTTTGACGCTATGAATTTGCTCTCAAACGTTGAAGTAGAAGCACCCATCAAAATTGGAGAAGCAATAATCCAAAACGTCTTTGACACGGGCGTTAACATAGTGGCTACAAAAAATATCTCAAAAAAGACAAACTGA
- a CDS encoding QueT transporter family protein: protein MKIPTKDLALTTIYAALYAALVVVLSPISFGVAQFRIAGALRPAIAKKWVLAFGYGLGALVGNFFSPFAGPWDLVFMPLMSVAAGLAGYFVAKRFGGNYFVSGAVTAVITALSLSFMFEQLGISPFLIAIGPLLATEFAAILIGGVVFSLIDKRFKWWKK from the coding sequence TTGAAGATACCAACCAAAGATTTAGCCCTAACCACAATCTACGCTGCACTATATGCAGCATTAGTCGTTGTATTATCACCAATCTCTTTTGGAGTCGCACAATTCCGCATAGCCGGAGCACTGCGACCCGCCATAGCAAAAAAATGGGTCCTAGCCTTCGGCTACGGACTTGGCGCGCTGGTCGGCAACTTTTTTAGCCCCTTCGCAGGACCATGGGACCTCGTATTCATGCCCCTCATGAGCGTAGCTGCAGGGTTGGCAGGATACTTTGTGGCTAAGCGGTTCGGCGGCAACTATTTTGTCAGCGGCGCCGTCACCGCAGTCATCACTGCGTTAAGCCTAAGTTTCATGTTTGAGCAACTCGGCATCTCGCCGTTTCTGATTGCCATTGGTCCCCTGTTGGCAACGGAGTTTGCGGCTATCCTCATCGGCGGTGTAGTCTTTAGTTTAATCGATAAACGTTTCAAATGGTGGAAAAAATGA
- the dinB gene encoding DNA polymerase IV, with product MKEKKRFIFHLDMDHFYTAVETRERPELKGKPLVVGADPKEGKGRGVVSTSNYEARAAGVRSGMPISQAWRLCPNAVYLPPNYPLYIKVSAEIMAIARMYACKFEQWGIDEAFLDVTGKVSDWTEAEALADQIKAEIKAKEHLTASIGVGPNKLIAKVASDYQKPDGLTVVKEEDAQKFLEPLPVRKLLWVGRKTEAKLNALGVKTIGDLAHYDPSALASMFGVMGVQMHLSAKGVDKSEVEAREGVKSVSHEATFEEDTADSAAILQALEELSDAVWKETTDQHLLFKTVTVKIRYQGFETHTKSKTLPRLTNRTMDIKKTAKELSMPYLGTDRKIRLIGVRVSGLESCEKQKTLF from the coding sequence ATGAAGGAGAAAAAACGCTTCATCTTCCATCTCGACATGGATCACTTTTACACAGCCGTGGAGACACGCGAACGACCTGAGCTTAAAGGTAAGCCCTTAGTCGTCGGAGCAGACCCAAAAGAAGGCAAAGGCAGAGGTGTCGTGAGCACAAGCAACTATGAAGCCAGAGCCGCAGGCGTCCGCAGCGGCATGCCCATCTCGCAGGCTTGGCGACTTTGCCCAAACGCGGTGTATTTGCCGCCGAATTATCCCCTCTACATCAAGGTTTCAGCCGAAATTATGGCGATTGCCCGCATGTACGCATGTAAGTTTGAGCAATGGGGCATCGACGAAGCCTTCCTTGACGTAACCGGCAAAGTCTCCGACTGGACCGAAGCCGAAGCATTAGCTGATCAAATAAAAGCAGAAATAAAAGCGAAAGAGCACCTTACGGCATCCATCGGAGTCGGACCCAACAAGCTCATCGCCAAAGTAGCCAGCGACTACCAGAAACCCGACGGCTTAACAGTCGTAAAAGAGGAAGACGCCCAAAAATTCCTTGAACCCCTTCCCGTGCGGAAGCTTTTGTGGGTTGGACGCAAAACCGAAGCCAAACTGAACGCCCTCGGAGTGAAAACCATCGGCGACTTAGCACACTATGATCCTTCGGCGTTGGCGTCGATGTTTGGGGTTATGGGCGTGCAGATGCACCTGTCAGCCAAGGGAGTAGACAAAAGCGAAGTTGAGGCACGCGAAGGCGTCAAGAGTGTGAGCCATGAAGCGACATTTGAGGAGGACACCGCCGACTCCGCAGCGATTTTGCAAGCCCTCGAAGAACTCTCTGACGCTGTCTGGAAAGAAACAACCGACCAGCACCTCCTGTTCAAAACCGTAACCGTAAAAATCCGCTACCAAGGCTTCGAAACCCACACCAAAAGCAAAACCCTACCCCGCCTAACCAACCGCACGATGGACATAAAGAAAACCGCCAAAGAACTGTCGATGCCTTATCTGGGAACAGATAGAAAAATCAGGCTTATCGGCGTTAGGGTTTCAGGCCTTGAATCCTGCGAAAAACAAAAAACGTTGTTCTAA
- a CDS encoding NAD(P)/FAD-dependent oxidoreductase, giving the protein MEQNICGRAKKVSELPPQKVDLVVIGAGPAGLAAAISAKKSGLQNLIVVERNGWLGGILPQCIHDGFGLELFKEQMTGPEYALRYVDELKVLKIPYMLDSMVLEVTPEKKVYVASPKGLFCFDAKAIVLAMGCRERTRGQICIPGTRPAGVYTAGVAQNLINLKNVMVGKDVVILGSGDIGLIMARRLTLEGAKVHAVVEILPHTNGLPRNIQQCLIDYDIPLLLSHTVTEIHGQNRVEAVTISPVGKDLKPIKGKEQKLTCDTLMLSIGLIPENDLSKNFGVKLSEVTGGAIVDENLETSISGVFACGNVLHVHDVVDFVTLEAEKAGRSAANYVLGKVQRGKRIPIEAGEKIRYVLPQSICRGVDLELSIRVTCPGEDVTIGFFDKETQFKTVKFRKVHPAQMIKIKLKENETRDIKSLKVEVLEK; this is encoded by the coding sequence GTGGAACAAAACATCTGCGGGAGGGCAAAAAAAGTGAGTGAGTTGCCGCCTCAAAAAGTTGATTTGGTTGTGATTGGTGCAGGGCCGGCGGGGTTAGCTGCGGCCATCAGTGCAAAGAAAAGCGGTCTTCAAAATTTAATTGTTGTAGAGCGGAACGGTTGGCTCGGTGGCATTCTGCCTCAGTGTATACATGATGGTTTTGGTCTTGAGCTCTTTAAAGAGCAAATGACTGGTCCTGAATATGCTCTAAGATACGTTGATGAACTGAAGGTATTGAAAATCCCTTACATGCTTGATAGCATGGTACTTGAAGTCACGCCTGAAAAAAAGGTGTATGTTGCGAGTCCTAAGGGCCTGTTTTGTTTTGACGCCAAAGCCATAGTTCTTGCTATGGGTTGTCGTGAGCGTACCCGTGGTCAGATTTGCATTCCAGGAACAAGACCAGCGGGAGTGTATACTGCGGGTGTAGCCCAGAATCTCATTAACTTGAAAAATGTGATGGTTGGCAAAGACGTTGTAATTCTCGGTTCGGGCGACATAGGTTTGATTATGGCGCGTCGACTTACGTTAGAAGGCGCTAAAGTCCACGCCGTTGTTGAGATTCTTCCACACACCAACGGTCTGCCGCGGAATATTCAGCAATGCCTAATTGACTATGATATTCCGCTTCTTCTTTCACATACAGTTACCGAAATCCATGGGCAGAATCGGGTTGAAGCGGTCACAATCTCTCCTGTAGGTAAGGATTTGAAGCCAATCAAAGGAAAAGAACAAAAGTTAACCTGTGACACACTGATGCTCTCTATAGGTTTGATTCCAGAAAATGACCTTTCAAAGAATTTTGGTGTCAAACTCAGTGAAGTTACGGGGGGAGCCATCGTTGACGAAAATCTTGAAACCTCCATTTCTGGAGTTTTTGCGTGTGGGAACGTTCTTCATGTTCACGATGTAGTGGATTTTGTCACTCTCGAAGCGGAGAAGGCCGGAAGAAGTGCGGCAAATTACGTTCTCGGAAAGGTTCAAAGAGGGAAAAGAATTCCAATTGAAGCAGGAGAAAAAATTCGATACGTTTTGCCCCAAAGCATCTGTCGCGGCGTTGACCTTGAATTGTCGATTCGTGTGACCTGCCCCGGCGAAGATGTGACTATCGGGTTCTTTGATAAAGAAACACAATTTAAAACAGTCAAGTTTCGTAAAGTCCATCCCGCCCAAATGATCAAGATAAAACTCAAGGAAAACGAAACCCGCGATATTAAATCCCTTAAAGTTGAGGTTTTAGAGAAATGA
- a CDS encoding NAD(P)/FAD-dependent oxidoreductase, with amino-acid sequence MNRNCDVLVIGAGVIGCAIARELSKFKIKTVLLEKETDVGSGVSKGNSGVLHTGLYYLKGSLKAKLCVEGRLMFPELAKQLYVPCKLCGKYVIARTEEELEALEGLKAVGEGNGVKELDIISGEELKKREPRLDARYALYSPVAGIVSPYLFTIALAENALNNGVEVNVNTQVSTIEQVNSGYKVTTNQGVFHAELVVNSAGLFADKISAMIGVDRYKLFPCRGEYLILDKNCRDLINSLVYPVPPKIAGVLGVHLTPTVDGNILIGPSEEFINEREDTRTSKEKIRQLIEGAKSLLPSIPLNQVIYGFSAVRSKITPPDEKGSRDFVIQEDIENFINLIGMESPGLTASPAIAKLVVQMIKEKRDLKEKTDFNPIRKRLTPFSEASRPQQASLIKSNPAYGEIVCRCEQVSKLEVLDSLNNPISKKTISSVKYRTRAGMGRCQGGFCLPKIVEILKEEYGLSPEEIKLKNLDSPLFIGGTKHLREGKKSE; translated from the coding sequence GTGAACCGTAACTGTGACGTATTGGTGATTGGTGCTGGCGTAATAGGCTGTGCCATCGCAAGAGAATTATCAAAATTCAAAATCAAAACAGTGCTGTTGGAGAAGGAAACCGACGTAGGTTCGGGCGTTAGCAAAGGTAACAGCGGGGTCCTTCATACTGGTCTTTACTATCTGAAAGGAAGTTTGAAGGCTAAACTGTGTGTTGAGGGACGACTGATGTTTCCAGAGTTGGCGAAGCAACTTTATGTACCTTGCAAACTCTGCGGAAAATATGTAATTGCCCGAACAGAAGAGGAACTCGAAGCCTTAGAAGGTTTAAAAGCTGTTGGGGAAGGAAATGGCGTCAAAGAATTAGATATAATTTCGGGGGAAGAACTCAAAAAACGAGAACCGCGCTTGGATGCCCGCTATGCGTTATATTCTCCTGTGGCGGGAATCGTTTCTCCTTATCTTTTCACAATTGCCTTAGCTGAGAATGCCTTAAACAATGGGGTGGAAGTTAACGTCAACACACAAGTTTCAACAATAGAACAGGTAAACAGCGGATACAAAGTTACAACAAATCAGGGCGTCTTCCACGCAGAGCTTGTTGTGAATAGTGCAGGTCTCTTCGCTGACAAAATCTCCGCTATGATTGGTGTTGATAGGTACAAACTGTTTCCTTGCCGTGGCGAATATCTTATCCTTGACAAGAATTGCCGCGACTTAATCAATAGCCTGGTCTATCCGGTGCCCCCAAAAATCGCAGGAGTCTTGGGTGTTCATCTCACGCCCACCGTGGATGGAAACATATTGATTGGACCTAGTGAAGAATTCATCAACGAGAGGGAAGACACAAGGACAAGTAAAGAAAAGATTCGGCAACTAATTGAGGGCGCTAAGAGTTTACTTCCCTCCATTCCCCTAAACCAAGTTATTTACGGTTTTTCTGCTGTTAGGTCCAAGATTACTCCCCCCGACGAGAAAGGGTCTCGTGACTTCGTCATCCAAGAAGACATTGAAAACTTCATTAACCTAATAGGCATGGAGTCTCCCGGTCTCACCGCTTCGCCTGCAATTGCGAAATTGGTTGTTCAAATGATTAAAGAGAAAAGGGACCTGAAAGAAAAAACAGATTTTAATCCTATCCGTAAAAGACTAACTCCTTTTAGCGAAGCATCAAGACCTCAACAAGCTTCTTTGATTAAATCAAACCCTGCATATGGCGAAATTGTCTGCAGGTGTGAACAGGTATCTAAACTGGAAGTTTTAGACTCGTTAAACAACCCGATTTCAAAGAAAACAATTTCCTCGGTGAAATACCGAACCCGCGCAGGTATGGGCAGATGCCAAGGGGGCTTCTGTTTACCCAAAATTGTAGAGATTCTAAAAGAAGAATACGGGTTATCCCCTGAAGAGATTAAGTTGAAGAATTTAGATTCACCGTTGTTCATAGGTGGAACAAAACATCTGCGGGAGGGCAAAAAAAGTGAGTGA
- a CDS encoding beta-CASP ribonuclease aCPSF1, with translation MARTQEKEKDKIEISQYILQKVPREAEVTRIEYEGPMLAVYTKRPEILVDQSSIVAEIVGVIRKRIVIRPDPSVRIPEMEAERIAREVIPAEAEITDINFDPSLGEIIIETKKPGLVIGRNGAVLQEIIKKTKWRPHVLRSPPIKSKIVTHMRHYLHSESKERERILRTVGERIFRPKSYDVGDIRMTVLGGAQEVGRSAFLIKTRESSVLLDCGINPGSNRPFEGFPRFDSPEFQIDSLDAVVISHAHLDHCGLVPFLYKYGYDGPIYCSAPTSNLMTMLQLDYLDVASKQGVTPMYDQKDVRECVLHTIPLRFGVVTDIAPDIRLTLHNSGHILGGSMVHLHIGEGLHNIVYTGDYKFARTMLLEAAATEFPRIETVVTESTYGGAEDFMPSRVEAEEAMTRIINQTLERKGKVLIPVPAVGRAQEVMLIIDGYMKRGLMKEAPVFIEGMISEATAIHTAYPEYLGREVRHSILHEEINPFQSDYFTIVDHPSQRSSIMEGEPCVVLATSGMLEGGPVIEYFKNWASDERNTIVFVSYQIEGTMGRRVQKGVGEVTMMDNEGKMAAFSVKMQVETVDGFSGHSDRRQLVNYLTHLNPKPERIFVVHGEKQKTIGFANFLDNKAGINTVVPAILETYRLL, from the coding sequence GTGGCACGAACGCAAGAAAAAGAGAAAGACAAGATAGAGATTAGTCAATATATTCTTCAAAAAGTTCCCCGCGAAGCTGAAGTTACCCGCATCGAATATGAAGGACCGATGCTTGCGGTTTACACCAAACGCCCCGAAATTCTTGTAGATCAAAGCAGCATAGTCGCTGAAATCGTCGGCGTTATCCGTAAACGTATTGTTATCCGACCCGACCCCTCTGTGCGTATCCCTGAAATGGAAGCGGAACGTATCGCACGCGAAGTTATCCCTGCTGAAGCCGAAATCACAGACATAAACTTCGACCCCAGCCTCGGCGAAATCATCATAGAAACCAAAAAACCCGGCTTAGTCATAGGCAGAAACGGCGCTGTTTTGCAGGAAATAATCAAGAAAACCAAATGGCGTCCTCATGTTCTGCGTTCTCCACCTATCAAAAGCAAAATTGTTACTCACATGCGTCACTATCTCCACTCGGAGAGTAAAGAACGCGAGCGCATCCTCCGAACTGTAGGCGAACGGATTTTCCGACCAAAAAGCTATGATGTCGGAGACATTCGAATGACGGTTTTGGGTGGCGCTCAAGAAGTAGGACGCTCAGCATTCCTCATAAAAACCCGCGAAAGCAGTGTACTGCTTGACTGCGGCATTAACCCTGGTTCCAACAGGCCCTTTGAGGGGTTCCCACGGTTTGATTCCCCCGAATTCCAAATTGACTCGCTTGACGCGGTCGTGATTAGCCACGCTCACCTTGACCACTGTGGTCTTGTGCCGTTCCTCTACAAATACGGTTATGATGGGCCCATCTACTGTTCCGCGCCAACCTCCAATCTAATGACTATGCTTCAGCTTGATTACCTTGACGTCGCCAGCAAACAAGGCGTTACTCCAATGTATGACCAAAAAGATGTCCGCGAATGTGTTCTTCACACTATTCCTCTGCGGTTTGGCGTAGTCACAGACATTGCACCCGATATTCGTCTAACATTACACAACTCTGGACACATCTTGGGCGGCTCAATGGTGCACCTACACATCGGTGAAGGGTTACATAACATCGTCTACACAGGCGACTACAAATTCGCCCGCACCATGTTGCTCGAAGCTGCAGCAACAGAGTTTCCACGCATCGAAACAGTCGTTACTGAATCAACTTACGGCGGCGCTGAGGACTTTATGCCCAGCCGCGTAGAAGCTGAAGAGGCAATGACCCGTATCATTAACCAAACCTTGGAGCGAAAAGGCAAAGTTCTCATCCCTGTTCCAGCAGTCGGTAGAGCACAAGAAGTTATGCTAATCATCGACGGCTACATGAAACGCGGCTTGATGAAGGAAGCCCCCGTTTTCATCGAAGGCATGATATCCGAAGCCACCGCCATCCACACTGCATACCCAGAATATCTAGGCCGCGAAGTTCGCCACAGCATCCTCCACGAAGAAATCAATCCCTTCCAATCCGACTACTTCACTATAGTTGATCACCCAAGCCAACGGTCAAGCATAATGGAAGGTGAACCCTGTGTTGTCCTCGCTACATCAGGCATGCTCGAAGGCGGTCCTGTAATTGAGTATTTCAAAAACTGGGCTAGTGACGAACGTAACACTATCGTCTTTGTCAGTTACCAAATCGAAGGCACAATGGGCAGACGCGTACAGAAAGGCGTAGGCGAAGTCACTATGATGGATAACGAAGGCAAAATGGCTGCGTTCTCCGTTAAAATGCAAGTGGAAACCGTAGATGGATTCTCTGGTCACTCTGACCGTCGCCAACTCGTCAACTATCTAACGCATCTTAACCCGAAGCCTGAGCGAATCTTTGTGGTTCACGGTGAAAAACAAAAAACCATAGGGTTCGCCAACTTCTTAGACAACAAAGCTGGCATAAATACGGTAGTTCCAGCAATTCTGGAAACATACAGGCTACTCTAA